In a single window of the Raphanus sativus cultivar WK10039 chromosome 9, ASM80110v3, whole genome shotgun sequence genome:
- the LOC108827327 gene encoding protein CROWDED NUCLEI 4 codes for MATSSSSERVPRTPAATATRLAITPGSRVLKSPLSEEIMWKRLKEAGFDEQSIKNRDKASLIAYIAKLESEVYDYQHNMGLLIMEKDDLSSKYEEVKSSVDEAELAHRRDLSAYVSALAEAKKREESLKKDVGVAKECISSLEKTVHEIRAECAETKVSAESKLSEGHSMIEDALKKFADAEAKMRAAEALQAEANRYHRIAERKLKEVESREDDLARRLASFKSESETRESEIVIERQTLSERRKSLQQEHERLLDAQASLNQREDHIFNRSQELAELEKKLASAKSTFEEERIAFEDRKSNLEIELASLAKREEAVYERESSLLKKEQELLVAEEKIATKESELIQKVLANQEVILRKRKSDVEAELESKYKAVEDEIESKRRAWELREVDIRQREDLVVEKEHDLEVQSRALAEKEKDITERSYNLDEKEKRLNATEEDNNRKTTLLESEKERLRKLDLDLKQSLISLEEKRKRVDSATEKLEALKSETSELSILELNLKEELDDLRGQKHELLVEADRLKVEKAKFEAEWEHIDVKREELRKEAEYITRQREAFSMYLKDERDNIREERDALRNQHKNDVEALNREREEFMNKMVEEHSEWLSKIQRERADFLLGIEMQKRELEYCIENKREELENASREREKAFEQEKKLEEERIQSLKESAKKEFEHVQVELKRLDAERLEINLDRERREREWAELKDSVEELKVQREKLEKQRHMLRSEREEIRHEIEELKKLENLKVALDDMSMAKMQLSNLERSWEKVSAMKQKVELQNGVSTVSNSDDGYNNSSMERQNGASPSSAAPLSWIKRYTNRIFKTSPESPEKSPPMHEDERGLPSEKVKLESSKREEKAYTEGLSIAVERLEAGRKRRGNASDGPSSNKKRKHDDTQKSPDADPESVISSPRNVPEDKHELPPSQTETPSGMVVISETVKVTTVTCETEVINKVTNIDCSEAGTKMVEEEKKQGSDCNQASETVTRKEAESDKREEKDSEDGGIVT; via the exons ATGGCGACTTCTTCTAGCTCGGAGCGAGTCCCGAGAACACCGGCTGCTACTGCTACCAGATTAGCGATTACGCCAGGGTCTAGGGTTTTGAAAAGCCCTCTCAGTGAAGAAATCATGTGGAAGCGTCTCAAGGAAGCTGGATTCGACGAACAATCCATCAAAAACAGGGATAAAGCCTCCTTAATCGCCTATATCGCCAAGCTCGAATCTGAG GTGTATGATTATCAGCACAACATGGGCCTTCTAATCATGGAGAAAGACGACTTGTCCTCCAAGTACGAGGAGGTTAAGTCCTCTGTGGATGAAGCCGAGTTAGCACACAGGAGAGACCTATCTGCGTATGTCTCCGCCTTGGCTGAAGCCAAGAAACGAGAGGAGAGTTTGAAGAAGGATGTTGGGGTTGCTAAAGAGTGTATCTCTAGT TTGGAGAAGACTGTGCATGAGATTCGTGCAGAATGTGCGGAGACGAAAGTTTCGGCTGAGAGTAAATTGTCTGAAGGTCATAGTATGATTGAGGATGCTCTCAAGAAATTTGCAGATGCTGAAGCAAAAATGCGCGCAGCTGAGGCTTTACAAGCAGAAGCTAACCGGTATCACCGGATTGCAGAGAGAAAACTGAAGGAAGTTGAGAGCCGTGAAGATGATCTTGCTCGGCGTCTTGCATCTTTCAAGTCTGA GTCTGAAACAAGAGAGAGCGAGATCGTTATTGAGCGACAGACTTTAAGTGAGAGACGAAAGAGCTTGCAGCAGGAGCATGAAAGATTACTGGACGCACAAGCTTCACTAAACCAGCGAGAAGATCACATTTTTAACAGATCCCAAGAACTGGCTGAGCTTGAAAAGAAGCTGGCATCTGCAAAGAGCACATTTGAGGAGGAACGTATAGCCTTTGAGGATAGAAAATCCAATTTGGAGATCGAGTTAGCTTCGCTTGCTAAAAGAGAAGAG GCTGTCTACGAAAGGGAGTCTTCACTACTTAAGAAAGAGCAAGAGCTGCTTGTTGCTGAAGAAAAAATCGCCACCAAGGAATCC GAGCTGATTCAGAAGGTCTTAGCGAACCAAGAGGTTATcctgaggaaaagaaaatccgATGTGGAAGCTGAGTTGGAAAGCAAGTACAAAGCTGTGGAAGATGAAATCGAGAGCAAGAGACGGGCTTGGGAACTAAGAGAGGTTGATATCAGGCAGAGGGAAGACCTAGTTGTTGAAAAGGAGCATGACTTGGAAGTTCAGTCAAGAGCATTGGCAGAGAAAGAAAAGGACATAACAGAGAGGTCTTATAATCTCGACGAGAAAGAGAAGCGTTTGAACGCTACAGAGGAAGATAATAACCGTAAGACAACTCTGCTGGAGAGTGAGAAGGAAAGGCTAAGAAAATTAGACTTGGATTTGAAGCAATCTTTGATATCGCtggaagagaagagaaaacgCGTTGACTCAGCAACAGAAAAACTCGAAGCGTTGAAGAGCGAGACGAGCGAATTATCCATTCTGGAGCTGAACCTCAAGGAGGAGTTGGATGATCTGAGGGGTCAAAAGCATGAACTGCTGGTCGAAGCAGATAGATTGAAGGTGGAGAAAGCTAAATTTGAAGCTGAGTGGGAACACATTGATGTGAAAAGGGAAGAGTTGAGAAAAGAAGCGGAGTACATAACTCGTCAAAGGGAGGCTTTCTCAATGTATCTCAAGGACGAGCGTGATAACATCAGGGAGGAAAGGGATGCGTTGAGGAACCAGCACAAAAACGATGTGGAGGCGCTTAACCGAGAGCGTGAAGAGTTCATGAATAAAATGGTGGAGGAGCATTCAGAGTGGCTTAGCAAGATACAGCGTGAACGTGCCGACTTCTTGTTGGGTATCGAGATGCAGAAACGAGAGCTGGAGTATTGTATTGAAAACAAACGAGAAGAGTTGGAGAATGCTtcgagggagagagagaaggcTTTTGAGCAAGAGAAGAAGTTGGAAGAGGAGCGTATACAGTCCCTCAAGGAATCAGCAAAGAAAGAATTTGAACATGTCCAAGTGGAGCTGAAGAGGTTGGATGCCGAGAGACTGGAGATCAATCTGGACCGTGAAAGGAGGGAGAGAGAGTGGGCTGAGTTGAAGGATTCGGTTGAGGAGCTAAAGGTTCAAAGAGAGAAACTAGAGAAGCAAAGGCATATGCTTCGATCTGAAAGAGAAGAAATCCGACACGAGATTGAAGAACTGAAGAAGTTGGAGAATCTGAAAGTTGCGTTAGATGATATGTCTATGGCTAAAATGCAGCTGTCCAATTTAGAGCGTAGCTGGGAGAAGGTTTCTGCTATGAAGCAGAAGGTGGAGTTGCAAAATGGAGTCAGCACTGTGAGTAACAGCGACGATGGTTATAACAACTCTTCGATGGAAAGACAAAACGGCGCAAGCCCTTCGTCCGCAGCTCCGTTATCATGGATAAAACGATACACTAATCGGATATTCAAGACTTCTCCAGAGTCTCCAGAGAAATCACCCCCAATGCATGAAGACGAAAGAGGATTGCCTTCAGAAAAGGTGAAGTTAGAGTCAtcgaaaagagaagaaaaggcTTACACCGAGGGGTTGTCTATAGCAGTTGAAAGACTTGAAGCCGGAAGGAAGCGAAGAGGTAACGCATCTGATGGACCAAGCAGTAACAAGAAGAGGAAACATGATGATACCCAAAAATCTCCTGATGCTGATCCCGAGAG TGTAATCTCAAGCCCTCGAAATGTTCCTGAGGACAAACATGAACTGCCACCAAGCCAAACCGAGACACCAAGTGGAATGGTAGTCATTAGTGAAACCGTGAAGGTCACAACAGTAACGTGTGAGACGGAGGTCATCAACAAAGTGACAAACATTGATTGCTCTGAAGCAGGAACAAAGATGgtagaggaggagaagaaacaaGGTAGTGATTGCAATCAG GCCTCTGAAACAGTGACTCGGAAAGAAGCTGAATCTGATAAGAGAGAGGAGAAGGATTCTGAGGATGGTGGTATTGTAACATGA